One Streptomyces sp. B21-105 genomic region harbors:
- a CDS encoding ABC transporter substrate-binding protein — MGTSRNVERRTILKAAGATAATLGLAATTTACGGDSGTSADGTVTIRYAWWGGEPRTIAIKKTIALFEKKYPKIKIKPEFTDYEAFWEKFQTQASGGNPPDVFQNAVGFLRKYDKRGVLMDLKAQADAGNLNLENFRNGVLANGQVDGKQIGIPVGANTMALVIDLKAFKKAGVEAKFGWTWNEYFAALQTIQDKLKIAGDTGYFNIMYLYDLYLRQNGKAFFTDSDLGFTEADLTQWWEDGYKRVKSGLVADPKKIEQVKPKSGLSAGLAASEFTWDNFSIRYQGEGDSDYGLAPIPTTDGKNTGQYLGSLMLSAFSGTKHPKEVAQFIDFMVHDPEVGKIMGYDRGILATTEQYDAFKPTDPNNKGVSAYEDEVAKAGVLGKITPHPSGADVIEAAFLRIGAEVSQGKAKPADAAKALFSEAKAAFAG, encoded by the coding sequence GTGGGAACCAGCAGGAATGTTGAGAGGCGAACGATCCTGAAGGCGGCCGGAGCCACGGCGGCCACGCTCGGGCTGGCCGCGACGACTACGGCGTGTGGGGGAGACAGCGGGACCTCCGCGGACGGCACGGTGACGATCCGTTACGCATGGTGGGGTGGCGAGCCGCGCACCATCGCCATCAAGAAGACGATCGCGCTCTTCGAGAAGAAGTACCCGAAGATCAAGATCAAGCCCGAATTCACCGACTACGAGGCGTTCTGGGAGAAGTTCCAGACCCAGGCCTCCGGCGGAAATCCGCCGGACGTTTTCCAGAACGCGGTCGGCTTTCTGCGCAAGTACGACAAGCGCGGCGTTCTGATGGACCTCAAGGCGCAGGCGGACGCGGGGAACCTGAACCTGGAGAACTTCCGCAACGGCGTTCTGGCGAACGGTCAGGTCGACGGCAAGCAGATCGGCATACCCGTCGGAGCCAACACCATGGCGCTCGTGATCGACCTCAAGGCCTTCAAGAAGGCAGGCGTCGAGGCGAAGTTCGGCTGGACCTGGAACGAGTACTTCGCCGCGCTGCAGACGATCCAGGACAAGCTGAAGATCGCCGGTGACACCGGCTACTTCAACATCATGTACCTCTACGACCTGTACCTGCGGCAGAACGGCAAGGCCTTCTTCACCGACAGCGATCTCGGGTTCACCGAGGCCGATCTGACCCAGTGGTGGGAGGACGGCTACAAGCGCGTGAAGTCCGGTCTCGTCGCCGATCCCAAGAAGATCGAGCAGGTCAAGCCGAAGTCCGGTCTCTCGGCGGGCCTGGCCGCCTCCGAGTTCACCTGGGACAACTTCTCCATCCGCTACCAGGGCGAGGGCGATTCCGACTACGGGCTCGCGCCGATCCCCACCACGGACGGCAAGAACACCGGCCAGTACCTCGGTTCGCTGATGCTGAGCGCCTTCTCCGGGACCAAGCACCCCAAGGAAGTGGCCCAGTTCATCGACTTCATGGTCCACGACCCCGAGGTCGGCAAGATCATGGGCTACGACCGCGGCATCCTCGCCACCACCGAGCAGTACGACGCCTTCAAGCCGACCGACCCCAACAACAAGGGCGTCTCGGCGTACGAGGACGAGGTCGCCAAGGCCGGCGTTCTCGGCAAGATCACCCCGCACCCGTCCGGCGCGGACGTCATCGAGGCGGCCTTCCTGCGGATCGGCGCTGAGGTCTCCCAGGGCAAGGCCAAGCCGGCCGACGCCGCGAAGGCGCTGTTCAGCGAGGCCAAGGCCGCGTTCGCGGGCTGA
- a CDS encoding exo-rhamnogalacturonan lyase family protein has product MSPIPRRSLLKAAAVAGAAAQFSWALGTKDADAAPRTAAAAADTDPVTLDWLEDGGLGAAPGSTLGVPWPMGAYQEDQTFALTDAAGKDVPVQSWPIAYWPDGSLKWTAHAVSSGSGKLTLAAGAPAAPAKKVSVAKRGGTIDVSTGVITAKIGTSGATLIKSVTRGSTEIARNGRLVLIRQPEIEDEDQGAVKTERFEGAIDGVSVEQSGPVRAVVRIDGKHRKGGRSWLPFSIRLYFYAGADSFRMVHTITYDGKQEPGKASGDFIRGLGVRFTVPMRDESYDRHVRIGGEGTGLLREAVKGITGLRRDPGAAVQAAQYAGQKLPDPATWDQRVTTRLQYIPEWGDYTLSQLSADGFTLRKRTKKGHGWIGAGGGRRASGFGYVGGVSGGFSFGLRDFWEKHPAQLDIRDAQTDAAEVTLWLWSPEAQPMDLRFYHDGMGQDTFPEQLEGLNITYEDYEPGFGTPYGIARTSELLFWANESTPTPEKLAEQVEAVRVLPQLAAPPKQLIKAKVFGPGLYSEPDRSTPAKAKIEDHLDFLFTYYKGQVEQRRWYGFWDYGDIMHTYDTVRHQWRYDIGGYAWDNSELSPDLWLWFAYLRSGRADIFRFAESMTRHTGEVDVYHLGKWAGLGTRHGVQHYADSAKQQRIANTTYRRYYYFLTADERVGDLMHANVDSDETFLALDPLRKIRTEPYTPDRHALSIGFGTDWSGLVSAWLTEWERKGPKWEKAKARVLSTMETIAAQPNGFVQGSGLYDLDTGRFAVADKPKVEVSHLSAVFGLNELCAELIHLVDMPKFNEAYFDYCRYFNASKTEQAARYGSNFGTLLLFQGHSRLDAYAAVQTGDAALAKRAWTKFYSSDGYTESSPWKTEPLSGPATLVAGSEATWVATNDTALYGLAAIENLALLGDKMP; this is encoded by the coding sequence ATGTCCCCCATCCCCCGCAGGTCCCTCCTCAAAGCGGCCGCCGTCGCCGGCGCCGCCGCGCAGTTCAGCTGGGCCCTCGGAACCAAGGACGCCGACGCCGCGCCGAGAACCGCGGCCGCGGCCGCGGACACGGATCCGGTGACCCTGGACTGGCTGGAGGACGGCGGTCTCGGCGCCGCCCCCGGCTCCACGCTCGGCGTGCCCTGGCCCATGGGTGCGTACCAGGAGGACCAGACCTTCGCGCTGACCGACGCGGCCGGCAAGGACGTCCCCGTACAGTCCTGGCCGATCGCCTACTGGCCGGACGGCTCCCTCAAGTGGACCGCGCACGCCGTGAGTTCGGGGTCGGGCAAGCTCACCCTGGCCGCCGGCGCACCGGCCGCTCCCGCCAAGAAGGTCAGCGTCGCCAAGCGCGGCGGCACCATCGACGTGTCGACGGGTGTCATCACGGCGAAGATCGGCACCTCGGGCGCCACCCTCATCAAGTCCGTCACCCGCGGCTCCACCGAGATCGCCAGGAACGGCCGCCTGGTGCTGATCCGGCAGCCCGAGATCGAGGACGAGGACCAGGGCGCCGTCAAGACCGAGCGCTTCGAGGGCGCCATCGACGGGGTGAGCGTCGAGCAGTCGGGCCCGGTCCGCGCGGTCGTCCGCATCGACGGCAAGCACCGCAAGGGCGGCCGCAGTTGGCTGCCGTTCTCCATCCGCCTCTACTTCTACGCGGGCGCCGACTCCTTCCGCATGGTGCACACCATCACCTACGACGGGAAGCAGGAGCCCGGCAAGGCGAGCGGCGACTTCATCAGGGGCCTCGGCGTCCGCTTCACCGTCCCGATGCGCGACGAGTCCTACGACCGGCACGTCCGCATCGGCGGCGAGGGCACCGGTCTGCTGCGCGAGGCGGTCAAGGGCATCACCGGACTGCGGCGCGACCCCGGCGCGGCGGTGCAGGCCGCCCAGTACGCGGGCCAGAAGCTCCCGGACCCCGCCACCTGGGACCAGCGGGTCACCACCCGCCTCCAGTACATCCCCGAGTGGGGCGACTACACCCTCTCCCAGCTGTCCGCCGACGGCTTCACCCTGCGCAAGCGCACCAAGAAGGGCCACGGCTGGATCGGCGCCGGCGGCGGCAGGCGGGCCTCCGGATTCGGGTACGTCGGCGGCGTGAGCGGCGGATTCTCCTTCGGCCTGCGGGACTTCTGGGAGAAGCACCCCGCCCAGCTCGACATCCGCGACGCCCAGACCGACGCCGCCGAGGTCACCCTCTGGCTCTGGTCGCCCGAGGCGCAGCCCATGGACCTGCGCTTCTACCACGACGGCATGGGCCAGGACACCTTCCCCGAACAGCTCGAGGGCCTCAACATCACCTACGAGGACTACGAGCCCGGCTTCGGCACCCCCTACGGCATCGCCCGCACCTCCGAACTCCTCTTCTGGGCCAACGAGTCGACGCCGACCCCCGAGAAGCTCGCCGAACAGGTCGAGGCCGTGCGGGTGCTGCCGCAGCTCGCGGCCCCGCCCAAGCAGCTCATCAAGGCCAAGGTCTTCGGGCCCGGCCTGTACTCCGAGCCGGACCGCTCCACCCCCGCCAAGGCGAAGATCGAGGACCACCTCGACTTCCTCTTCACCTACTACAAGGGCCAGGTGGAGCAGCGCCGCTGGTACGGCTTCTGGGACTACGGCGACATCATGCACACCTACGACACCGTCCGGCACCAGTGGCGGTACGACATCGGCGGCTACGCCTGGGACAACTCGGAGCTGTCGCCGGACCTCTGGCTGTGGTTCGCATACCTGCGCAGCGGCCGCGCGGACATCTTCCGCTTCGCCGAGTCGATGACCCGGCACACCGGCGAGGTCGACGTCTACCACCTCGGCAAGTGGGCGGGCCTGGGCACCCGGCACGGTGTCCAGCACTACGCCGACAGCGCCAAGCAGCAGCGCATCGCCAACACCACCTACCGCCGCTACTACTACTTCCTGACGGCGGACGAACGCGTCGGCGACCTGATGCACGCCAACGTCGACTCCGACGAGACGTTCCTCGCCCTGGACCCGCTGCGCAAGATCCGCACCGAGCCGTACACGCCCGACCGGCACGCCCTGTCCATCGGCTTCGGCACCGACTGGAGCGGTCTGGTGTCGGCGTGGCTGACCGAGTGGGAGCGCAAGGGCCCCAAGTGGGAGAAGGCCAAGGCGCGTGTGCTGTCGACCATGGAGACGATCGCCGCCCAGCCCAACGGGTTCGTCCAGGGCAGCGGCCTGTACGACCTGGACACGGGCAGGTTCGCCGTCGCCGACAAGCCCAAGGTCGAGGTCTCGCACCTGTCGGCCGTCTTCGGCCTCAACGAGTTGTGCGCCGAGCTGATCCACCTGGTCGACATGCCGAAGTTCAACGAGGCCTACTTCGACTACTGCCGCTACTTCAACGCCAGCAAGACCGAACAGGCGGCCCGCTACGGCTCCAACTTCGGCACCCTGCTGCTCTTCCAGGGCCACTCGCGTCTCGACGCCTACGCCGCCGTCCAGACCGGTGACGCGGCGCTCGCCAAGCGGGCGTGGACGAAGTTCTACAGCTCCGACGGCTACACCGAGTCCTCGCCGTGGAAGACGGAGCCGCTCAGCGGCCCCGCCACCCTGGTCGCGGGCAGCGAGGCCACCTGGGTCGCCACGAACGACACCGCGCTCTACGGCCTCGCGGCCATCGAGAACCTGGCACTGCTCGGCGACAAGATGCCGTGA
- a CDS encoding RNA-guided endonuclease InsQ/TnpB family protein: protein MTTTQVKRAFKYRFYPTDEQAAELSRTFGCVRKVYNMALAARTQAWTRQERVNYNQTSAMLTAWKKTEELAFLNEVSSVPLQQCLRHLQAAFTHFFGKRAKYPRFKSKKKSRKSAEYTTSGFRFRDGELTLAKMREPLDVVWSRPLPQGAEPSTVTVSQDAAGRWHVSMLCDDPTLKPLPVSDAAVGVDVGLDHLLTLSTGEKVANPRHERKDRSRLALAQRRLAKKAKGSANRAEAARKVARIHARIADRRRDGLHKLTTRLVRENQTIVIEDLTVRNMVKNRTLARAVSDAAWSQFRSMLEYKAAWHGREVIAVDRFFPSSRLCSACGALQEKMPLHVRMWTCDSCGTTHDRDVNAAKNLLAAGRAVSACGAGVRPQRSTPGGQSAMKQEVSRREP, encoded by the coding sequence GTGACCACGACGCAGGTGAAGCGGGCGTTCAAGTACCGCTTCTATCCCACGGACGAGCAGGCGGCAGAGCTGTCGCGCACGTTCGGCTGTGTCCGCAAGGTCTACAACATGGCCCTCGCCGCCCGCACACAGGCATGGACGCGGCAGGAGCGGGTGAACTACAACCAGACGTCGGCCATGCTGACGGCGTGGAAGAAGACCGAGGAACTGGCGTTCCTCAACGAGGTCTCTTCCGTGCCGCTCCAGCAATGCCTGCGCCATCTGCAAGCCGCGTTCACCCACTTCTTCGGCAAGCGGGCGAAGTACCCGCGCTTCAAGTCGAAGAAGAAGTCCCGCAAGTCCGCCGAGTACACCACCAGCGGTTTCCGCTTCCGCGACGGCGAACTGACGCTCGCCAAGATGCGTGAGCCGCTCGACGTCGTGTGGTCCCGGCCGCTCCCGCAGGGCGCCGAGCCGTCCACGGTGACCGTCTCCCAGGACGCAGCCGGGCGCTGGCACGTCTCGATGCTGTGCGACGACCCGACGCTCAAGCCGCTGCCCGTGAGCGATGCCGCCGTCGGCGTGGACGTCGGCCTCGATCACCTCCTGACGCTCTCCACCGGCGAGAAGGTCGCCAACCCCAGGCACGAGCGCAAGGACCGTTCCCGCCTCGCCCTGGCCCAGCGTCGTCTGGCGAAGAAGGCCAAGGGGTCGGCGAATCGCGCCGAGGCGGCGCGCAAGGTCGCCAGGATCCATGCCCGTATCGCCGACCGTCGCCGTGACGGGCTGCACAAGCTGACCACTCGACTCGTTCGTGAGAACCAAACGATCGTGATCGAGGACCTGACCGTGCGCAACATGGTCAAGAACCGGACCCTGGCCCGCGCCGTCAGCGACGCGGCGTGGTCGCAGTTCCGGAGCATGCTGGAGTACAAGGCCGCCTGGCACGGGCGGGAAGTGATCGCGGTGGACCGCTTCTTCCCCTCGTCCAGGCTGTGCTCCGCTTGCGGCGCCCTCCAGGAGAAGATGCCGCTGCACGTCCGCATGTGGACGTGCGACAGCTGTGGCACGACCCACGACCGGGACGTGAACGCGGCGAAGAACCTGCTGGCCGCCGGACGGGCGGTGTCGGCCTGTGGAGCCGGTGTAAGACCTCAACGGAGTACTCCGGGCGGGCAGTCGGCGATGAAACAGGAAGTCTCACGGCGCGAGCCGTAA
- a CDS encoding SsgA family sporulation/cell division regulator → MNTTVSCELHLRLVVSSESSLPVPAGLRYDTADPYAVHATFHTGAEETVEWVFARDLLAEGLHRPTGTGDVRVWPSRSHGQGVVCIALSSPEGEALLEAPARALESFLKRTDAAVPPGTEHRHFDLDQELSHILAES, encoded by the coding sequence ATGAACACCACGGTCAGCTGCGAGCTGCACCTGCGCCTCGTTGTGTCGAGCGAGTCCTCCCTGCCTGTCCCCGCAGGCCTGCGGTACGACACGGCCGACCCCTACGCCGTGCACGCCACCTTCCACACCGGAGCCGAGGAGACCGTCGAGTGGGTGTTCGCCCGCGACCTCCTCGCCGAGGGCCTGCACCGGCCCACGGGTACCGGCGACGTCCGCGTCTGGCCGTCGCGCAGTCACGGTCAGGGCGTCGTCTGCATCGCTCTGAGCTCTCCTGAGGGCGAGGCCCTGCTCGAGGCCCCGGCGCGGGCCCTGGAGTCCTTCCTGAAGCGAACGGACGCAGCCGTGCCTCCCGGCACGGAACACCGGCATTTCGATCTCGACCAAGAGCTCTCGCACATCCTGGCGGAGAGCTAG
- a CDS encoding DsbA family protein translates to MSDSSPAYSSPASASSSVSSLADARPTVVLDVWCELQCPDCRGALDDLHALRERYGDRLELRLRHFPLEKHRHAFAAAQAAEEALEQGQGWPYVEAVLARVAELDRRGEPLLVEIAGELGLDAEEFDTALIDGRHILIVDADQAEGKAIGITGTPTYVIGGERLDGGKSQDGLRARIEEIADRLLAEQV, encoded by the coding sequence ATGAGCGACTCGTCACCGGCATACTCGTCCCCGGCCTCCGCCTCCTCGTCCGTCTCCTCCCTGGCCGACGCCCGGCCGACCGTCGTCCTCGACGTCTGGTGCGAGCTGCAGTGCCCCGACTGCCGTGGCGCGCTCGACGACCTGCACGCCCTGCGCGAGCGCTACGGCGACCGCCTGGAGCTGCGGCTGCGGCACTTCCCTCTGGAGAAGCACCGGCACGCCTTCGCCGCCGCGCAGGCCGCCGAGGAGGCTCTGGAGCAGGGGCAGGGCTGGCCGTACGTCGAGGCCGTGCTGGCCCGGGTCGCGGAGCTGGACCGTAGGGGCGAACCCCTCCTGGTCGAGATCGCGGGCGAACTGGGGCTGGACGCGGAGGAGTTCGACACCGCCCTGATCGACGGCCGGCACATCCTGATCGTGGACGCCGACCAGGCCGAGGGCAAGGCGATCGGCATCACCGGAACCCCGACATACGTCATCGGCGGCGAGCGCCTCGACGGCGGCAAGAGCCAGGACGGGCTGCGCGCACGCATCGAGGAGATCGCCGACCGGTTGCTGGCCGAGCAGGTGTGA
- a CDS encoding TIGR02611 family protein — protein sequence MNTGSNEPGEAVMAANDSVPEGTVGDQHGQGLGSRAPEFVKARRMLHLSWQVGVFMLGLAVVGLGIVMLPLPGPGWVVIFGGMAIWATEFVWAQLVLRWTKRKVTEAAQRALDPRVRRRNIILTSIGLVIIGALVSFYLWKFGVTMPWKIKDQ from the coding sequence ATGAACACGGGGAGTAACGAGCCGGGTGAGGCGGTCATGGCCGCGAACGACTCGGTTCCGGAGGGCACGGTGGGCGACCAGCACGGGCAGGGGCTCGGCTCCCGGGCGCCGGAATTCGTCAAGGCGCGCCGCATGCTGCACCTGAGCTGGCAGGTCGGCGTCTTCATGCTCGGCCTCGCCGTGGTCGGCCTGGGCATCGTCATGCTTCCGCTGCCCGGACCGGGCTGGGTCGTGATCTTCGGCGGCATGGCGATCTGGGCGACCGAGTTCGTCTGGGCCCAACTGGTTCTCCGCTGGACCAAGCGCAAGGTCACCGAGGCGGCGCAGCGCGCACTCGATCCCAGGGTCCGGCGCCGCAACATCATCCTGACGTCGATCGGCCTGGTGATCATCGGCGCGCTGGTCAGCTTCTACCTGTGGAAGTTCGGTGTGACGATGCCCTGGAAGATCAAGGATCAGTGA
- a CDS encoding GNAT family N-acetyltransferase, giving the protein MTTTLRPTEPLQRAADGALSRHYQVCVNSRPVGAVHLSTSLPFGPRVAVIAGLRIEEPDRGRGRGTVAALAAEEVARGWGCGRIDIRVPAEASAALRLATALGYVHRNRGMEKPLGPALPRLPEGSRGRSMTEAEYDAWQRHAVADYAQDWQERGVPEEEALAKARNDHERELPQGRATPNMRFSVLEHDGVPVGRLWLASVGDKAYVFDVETEQAFRGRGHGRSLMLLAETQAAEAGKHVLGLNVFAGNTPAERLYESLGYVPVGYSMYKALM; this is encoded by the coding sequence ATGACCACGACCCTGCGGCCGACCGAGCCGCTCCAGCGCGCTGCCGACGGGGCGCTGTCGCGCCACTACCAGGTGTGCGTGAACAGCCGTCCCGTCGGAGCGGTCCACCTCTCGACGTCGCTTCCCTTCGGGCCCCGCGTCGCCGTGATCGCCGGTCTGCGCATCGAGGAACCGGACCGCGGGCGCGGCCGGGGCACGGTGGCCGCGCTGGCCGCCGAGGAGGTGGCCCGCGGCTGGGGCTGTGGGCGGATCGACATCCGCGTGCCGGCGGAGGCGTCGGCCGCGCTGCGGCTGGCGACGGCTCTCGGCTACGTCCACCGCAACCGCGGCATGGAGAAACCGCTCGGCCCCGCGCTTCCCCGGCTGCCCGAAGGCAGCCGCGGCCGGTCGATGACGGAGGCCGAGTACGACGCCTGGCAACGGCACGCCGTGGCGGACTACGCCCAGGACTGGCAGGAGCGCGGGGTGCCCGAGGAAGAGGCCCTGGCCAAGGCGCGAAACGACCACGAACGGGAACTGCCGCAGGGACGCGCGACGCCGAACATGCGGTTCAGCGTGCTGGAGCACGACGGCGTCCCGGTGGGCAGGCTCTGGCTGGCGTCGGTCGGCGACAAGGCGTACGTCTTCGACGTCGAGACCGAGCAGGCCTTCCGCGGCCGGGGCCACGGCCGCTCCCTGATGCTGCTGGCCGAGACGCAGGCGGCCGAGGCGGGCAAGCACGTCCTCGGCCTCAACGTCTTCGCCGGCAACACTCCGGCGGAGCGGCTGTACGAATCGCTCGGATACGTGCCGGTGGGCTACTCGATGTACAAGGCTCTGATGTGA
- a CDS encoding carbohydrate ABC transporter permease produces MTSATSPVVRTASERRRAGSLAWHVGALLVLAVVLYPVIWVLGASFKPSKDIIASLDLLPTEPVWANFSGLADGISGISITSFFTNSLLYAVLAVVGVVLSSSLTAYALAKIRFVGRNVLFTLMIGTLLLPYHVLLIPQYVLFRNLGYIDTLVPLVAGKFLATEAFFVFLMVQFMRGLPRELDEAAKLDGCGHLRTYWSIVLPLSRPALITSAIFTFINAWNDFMGPLIYLNTPSKYTVSLGLMMFRDQEGISNYGSMIAMSLVALVPVIAFFVAFQRYLIDGMATSGLKG; encoded by the coding sequence GTGACCAGTGCCACCAGTCCCGTCGTACGCACCGCGAGCGAGCGGCGGCGCGCCGGATCCCTTGCCTGGCACGTGGGCGCCCTGCTCGTGCTGGCGGTCGTCCTCTACCCGGTGATCTGGGTGCTCGGCGCCTCGTTCAAACCGAGCAAGGACATCATCGCCAGCCTCGACCTGCTGCCGACCGAGCCGGTCTGGGCCAACTTCTCCGGGCTCGCCGACGGCATCTCCGGCATCTCCATCACCAGCTTCTTCACCAACTCGCTGCTGTACGCCGTCCTGGCCGTGGTCGGCGTGGTGCTGTCCAGCTCGCTGACGGCGTACGCCCTCGCCAAGATCAGGTTCGTCGGCCGGAACGTGCTGTTCACGCTGATGATCGGCACCCTGCTGCTGCCGTACCATGTGCTGCTCATCCCGCAGTACGTGCTGTTCCGCAACCTCGGCTACATCGACACGCTCGTGCCGCTCGTCGCCGGCAAGTTCCTGGCCACGGAGGCGTTCTTCGTCTTCCTGATGGTGCAGTTCATGCGCGGGCTGCCGCGGGAGCTGGACGAGGCCGCCAAGCTCGACGGCTGCGGGCACCTGAGGACGTACTGGTCCATCGTGCTGCCGCTGAGCCGCCCCGCCCTCATCACCAGCGCCATCTTCACCTTCATCAACGCGTGGAACGACTTCATGGGGCCGTTGATCTACCTCAACACCCCCTCCAAGTACACCGTGTCGCTGGGCCTGATGATGTTCCGCGACCAGGAGGGCATCTCCAACTACGGCAGCATGATCGCGATGTCGCTGGTGGCGCTGGTGCCGGTCATCGCCTTCTTCGTGGCCTTCCAGCGCTATCTCATCGACGGAATGGCGACCTCCGGACTGAAGGGCTGA
- a CDS encoding carbohydrate ABC transporter permease, with translation MTLVKEAPVRPAKKRSAAPAAGRRGRRRENLAGYLFMSPWIAGFLLLTAGPMIASLYYAFTSYNLFTPPKWVGLDNFTTMFQDPRWQKSVEVTLKYVVVATPLKLLLALGVALLLAQRRRGQALYRAAFYMPSLIGASVSVGFVWRALFSDDAVVDRTQKIFGVDVGGWIGNPDYVLYSLVALSIWQFGAPMVIFLAGLKQVPQELYEAAEMDGAGPLRRFWNITLPMISPVLFFNVLLESIHAFQVFGSAYVVSDTRCGPADATLVYTCYLYQKGFKEAQMGFASAMAWTLVVAVALVTAVLFWSQKKWVHYEEAAK, from the coding sequence ATGACGCTCGTCAAGGAAGCGCCCGTGCGCCCGGCGAAGAAGCGGTCCGCCGCTCCTGCCGCCGGGCGGCGTGGGCGGCGCCGCGAGAACCTCGCCGGCTATCTCTTCATGTCGCCGTGGATCGCGGGGTTCCTGCTGCTCACGGCAGGGCCCATGATCGCGTCGCTCTACTACGCGTTCACCAGCTACAACCTGTTCACGCCGCCGAAGTGGGTGGGCCTGGACAACTTCACGACGATGTTCCAGGACCCACGCTGGCAGAAGTCGGTCGAGGTCACGCTCAAGTACGTCGTCGTGGCGACACCGCTGAAGCTGCTCCTCGCACTCGGGGTGGCGCTGCTGCTCGCCCAGAGGCGGCGGGGACAGGCCCTGTACCGGGCCGCTTTCTACATGCCGTCGCTCATCGGCGCGAGCGTCTCCGTGGGCTTCGTGTGGCGGGCGCTGTTCTCCGACGACGCCGTGGTGGACCGTACCCAGAAGATCTTCGGGGTCGACGTCGGCGGCTGGATCGGCAACCCGGACTACGTCCTGTACTCCCTGGTGGCGCTGAGCATCTGGCAGTTCGGCGCGCCGATGGTCATCTTCCTGGCCGGGCTCAAGCAGGTGCCGCAGGAACTGTACGAGGCCGCCGAGATGGACGGGGCCGGCCCCCTGCGGCGGTTCTGGAACATCACGCTGCCGATGATTTCCCCGGTGCTGTTCTTCAACGTGCTGCTGGAGTCCATCCACGCGTTCCAGGTGTTCGGCTCGGCGTACGTGGTCTCCGACACCCGGTGCGGACCGGCCGACGCGACCCTCGTCTACACCTGTTACCTGTACCAGAAGGGCTTCAAGGAGGCCCAGATGGGCTTCGCCTCGGCGATGGCCTGGACGCTGGTGGTGGCGGTGGCGCTCGTCACGGCCGTCCTGTTCTGGTCGCAGAAGAAGTGGGTGCACTACGAGGAGGCCGCCAAGTGA
- a CDS encoding CGNR zinc finger domain-containing protein produces MLITHDTRCALDAVVDLVNSAPEDDTTPDGLPDVAVLGDFVRKHDFSDVGTLSEFDLSAVRKVRGRFAGIFAAQDPRMAAQLINELVAAAGTTPRLTDHDGYDWHVHYFAPGASVADHLAADGGMALAYFVVAGEQDRLRRCEAPDCRRAFVDLSRNRSRRYCDSRTCGNRLHVAAYRARRKEAAG; encoded by the coding sequence GTGCTGATCACCCACGACACCCGGTGTGCGCTCGACGCCGTGGTCGATCTGGTGAACTCCGCGCCGGAGGACGACACGACCCCGGACGGGCTGCCGGATGTCGCCGTGCTCGGAGACTTCGTACGAAAGCACGACTTCAGCGATGTCGGCACGCTCTCCGAGTTCGATCTGTCCGCCGTGCGCAAGGTTCGTGGACGGTTCGCCGGGATTTTCGCGGCACAGGACCCCCGCATGGCCGCGCAGCTGATCAACGAGCTGGTCGCCGCCGCGGGCACCACCCCCCGCCTCACCGATCACGACGGCTACGACTGGCATGTCCACTACTTCGCCCCCGGCGCCTCGGTCGCCGACCACCTGGCCGCCGACGGCGGGATGGCGCTGGCGTACTTCGTGGTGGCCGGTGAGCAGGATCGGCTGCGACGCTGCGAGGCCCCGGACTGCCGACGCGCCTTCGTCGATCTCTCCCGCAACCGGTCACGCCGGTACTGCGACAGCCGCACCTGCGGCAACCGGCTGCACGTGGCCGCCTACCGGGCGCGCCGCAAGGAGGCGGCGGGCTGA